From the Streptomyces sp. SN-593 genome, the window GGGCAGTCTTGAGCACCCACGTCCTCGTCTCGTGCGGCAGCCGCCACCGGAGCGACCGGTCCCGGCTTGGTCCTTCACCTGTCGCCGGTCGCCGCGGAGAACGGCCGGGCGCGGTTATCGGTCTCGGATCAGCTCTGGCTGGTGGTGCGCTCCGGCTCGCTCACCGGGCGGGCGCTGGCGGTGTCGCCCGGGGCGGACTGGATGGTGCGGGCCGCGGTCTGCGGCGCGGTGGAACCCTCGGCCGGCGACGCGCCCTCGCTCTTCATCGCCTTGGCCTCGCTCTTGAGGATGCGGGCGGACTTGCCGACCGAGCGCGCCAGGTCGGGAAGCTTCTTCGCACCGAACAACACGACGATGACGGCGACGATGAGGAGGATTTCCAGGGGCTTGAGGTTGCTGAGCATTAAGGTCCACCTTGTCACCTTGGCGGCGTGGTCCGTGCGTCCACGGTACTGAGCCGGGCGGGTGCCCGAAGCCGGTGCCGCGCAGTGATCGTAGCGCGCGACTGCGGACGTCGGAGTGTGCCGCCGTCCACCCGGCTGCGGCCCGAGTCGCGCCAGGTTCGCGGGCCGCCGGGGCAAGAGTACCCTCACCTGCCGGAATCGCGGCAGGCTTCAACGGCGTGAGATCTCCCCGGTCCGCTCGGCCAGCGGGCCGGCGGCCCGGCGCAGCCGCTCGCTCGCCGCGGTCAGCGCGTCGGTGCTCGCCGCGACCTGGTGCGTGAGTGCCTGCACGGCCGCGAAGACCCGGACCGCCAGGACGCCCAGCACCAGCAGGCCGGCGGTCGACAGGCCGACGTAGAGAAAGAGCCACCACATGGGTCGGGAGCCTATCGGTGGACCGCCCGGCCCCGCGCGCCCGGCCCCGGGCCGGAGAGCGGGCGTCCGCCCCGCCGCCGACCCGGCGTCCGGTGTGCGAGGTGCCCGTCCGGCGCCCGGTCAGCGCCCGGTCAGCGCCCGGTCAGCGCCCGGTCAGCGCCCGGTCAGCGCCCGGTCAGCCGGATCGTCGGCACCCCGCCACCGGTGAGCAGCTCCACGATCCGCTCCCCGGCCGGTTTGCGAACGGCCTCGCCGCACTCCGGGCAGGTGAAGGAGTAGAAAGTGGTGCGGGACGAGGCCCCGATGGCCAACCGCAGCGCGCCGGCGTCCAGTTCGAAGCTGCTGCGGCAGTGCGTGCAGTTCGCCCGGAACAGCACCGCGGGCGCCGCCGGGCCGTCCGCGGTGGCGGGGGCGTCCTCCGGCGGGCGGACCACGCGCAGGGTGCCGCCGTCCGTGCCCTCACTCACCGTAGGCGGCCAGGGCCCGCACCGCGGCGTCGCGGGCGCCGTCGGCGAGGTCCGGCGGGGAGACGATCCGGCCGTCGCGGCCCAGCCGCAGCGCCAGCCGGCGCAGCGAACCGGGGTCGGGGGTGCGCAGGGTGATCCGCAGGCCGCCGTCGGGCAGCTCCTCGGCGCTGTCGTGCGGGTAGTACTCGGCGACCCAGCGCCCGCCGGGGCCGACCTCGACCACCACCTCGGGGTCGTCGCCGGCCGGCTGCACCAGTCCCTGCGACAGGTCGCGCGGCTCGATCCGGGGCGGGTCGGCCGGCTCGTCGAGCAGCCGGATCTCGGCGACGCGGTCCAGCCGGAAGGTGCGGCGGTCCTC encodes:
- the tatA gene encoding Sec-independent protein translocase subunit TatA encodes the protein MLSNLKPLEILLIVAVIVVLFGAKKLPDLARSVGKSARILKSEAKAMKSEGASPAEGSTAPQTAARTIQSAPGDTASARPVSEPERTTSQS